A genomic stretch from Corynebacterium sp. 21KM1197 includes:
- a CDS encoding DEAD/DEAH box helicase family protein, with amino-acid sequence MSTPTNQSNFLFEELDVLHSRGFRRELPAHIEQNLAPHIELREYQEHAFSNTLEYLSNESFSKNRQTHLLYHMATGSGKTVMMAGLILHYYSLGYRNFLFFVNQMNIIEKTKANFLDSASAKYLFAESVEIDGMRVPINEVSNFAAADPNGINLCFSTTQKLHMDFLDPKENVLTSDDFEDAPVVMISDESHHVNTRTKKATKAEDEEDRSWEYTVSSAFQGNRDNVLLEFTATVDLRDRNILQKYRDKIVFDYPLAGFRESGFTKDFQNFQSVLDPWGRTLQALIVSEYRRALFADGGVYSKPVVLLKSQRIDDSKAFYDEFFQRLQRLTENEILDMATAGLMKQAIGYFQEKDSSLRSLRSSIQQGFAEENAIIMNGSTDNSTEKQLAVNSLEDHSNPYRIIFTVDMLNEGWDVLNLYDIVRLYETRQGGKAGKPGAYTIKEAQLIGRGARYFPFLLDNESVDRDPADKFVRKYDHDLDSPNRLLETLLYHSKEDSKYITELRLALRETGLLPDEVTEVTYELKSSFKQTDFYHNAMVFSNSRKEVSREEVTQLDNRVKSAIYQLDVRHAPSRLVSLFDTDSGQTEASKSPKVHTIRRKINKMSLNVALGSLARYDALRFEALKHYFPHLESTREFITSSDYLGETEITFQSDTEDLTASDLRTGLDKVFRAVATYLAGIKVTYRGTDQFEAKRLNEVLRNKRLQIANPVEGGLGTSQNNDPDSNRRINLEDAGWYVYNDNYGTSEEKSFVKYFSTVVDDLKQRYDEVYLVRNERLAPLVIYSFATGERFEPDYLIFLRKKGQAYKQQQIYVEPKGTHLLQTDKWKEDFLLAIEQNAIPHTIYVDNTDYRIIGLPFYNQENRMSEFREALKAATLI; translated from the coding sequence ATGAGCACCCCAACGAACCAGAGCAACTTCCTGTTCGAGGAACTCGACGTGCTTCACAGTCGCGGATTTCGCCGCGAGCTGCCAGCCCACATCGAGCAGAATCTTGCCCCGCACATCGAGTTGCGTGAATATCAGGAGCACGCGTTCTCGAACACGCTCGAATACTTGAGTAACGAGAGCTTCTCGAAGAACCGCCAGACGCATCTGCTGTATCACATGGCGACTGGTTCAGGTAAGACCGTGATGATGGCAGGTTTGATCCTGCATTACTACTCGCTCGGCTACCGGAACTTCTTGTTCTTCGTGAATCAGATGAACATCATCGAGAAGACGAAAGCTAACTTCTTGGATTCGGCTTCGGCTAAGTATCTGTTCGCCGAATCGGTCGAGATCGATGGCATGCGGGTTCCTATTAACGAGGTCAGCAACTTTGCTGCCGCTGACCCGAACGGTATCAACCTCTGCTTCTCAACCACGCAAAAGCTGCACATGGACTTCCTCGATCCGAAGGAAAACGTGCTCACGAGCGACGACTTCGAGGATGCCCCGGTGGTGATGATTTCTGACGAGTCACACCACGTGAATACACGCACAAAGAAGGCAACGAAGGCTGAAGATGAGGAAGACCGCTCGTGGGAATACACGGTCAGTTCAGCCTTCCAGGGCAACCGGGACAACGTGTTATTGGAGTTCACAGCGACTGTCGATCTGCGCGACCGCAACATCCTGCAGAAGTACAGAGACAAGATTGTCTTTGACTACCCGCTGGCAGGCTTCCGTGAGTCTGGGTTCACAAAGGACTTCCAGAACTTCCAGTCCGTCCTCGACCCGTGGGGTCGAACGCTGCAAGCACTGATCGTGTCTGAATACCGTCGCGCGTTGTTCGCTGACGGCGGTGTCTACTCGAAGCCCGTTGTGCTGTTGAAGTCGCAGCGGATCGATGATTCAAAAGCGTTCTACGACGAGTTCTTCCAGCGACTCCAACGCCTCACCGAGAACGAAATCCTCGACATGGCCACCGCCGGTCTCATGAAACAAGCCATTGGCTACTTCCAAGAGAAGGATTCGAGCCTGCGCTCCCTGCGCTCAAGCATCCAGCAGGGGTTCGCGGAAGAGAACGCCATCATTATGAACGGCTCGACGGACAACTCGACTGAGAAGCAGCTGGCAGTGAACTCGCTCGAAGATCACTCCAACCCATATCGGATCATCTTCACGGTGGATATGCTCAACGAAGGCTGGGACGTTCTCAACCTCTATGACATCGTCCGCCTGTACGAGACACGGCAGGGCGGCAAGGCAGGCAAGCCTGGCGCGTACACGATCAAGGAGGCACAGCTGATTGGTCGTGGAGCTCGGTATTTCCCGTTCTTGCTTGACAACGAGTCCGTGGATCGCGATCCGGCAGATAAGTTTGTCCGCAAGTACGATCACGACCTCGACAGCCCGAACCGGCTCCTTGAAACTCTGCTCTACCACTCCAAGGAGGACTCGAAGTACATCACCGAGCTACGCCTCGCGCTACGTGAAACCGGCTTGCTGCCCGATGAAGTCACCGAAGTCACCTACGAACTCAAATCCTCGTTCAAACAGACGGACTTCTACCACAACGCGATGGTGTTCAGTAACAGCCGAAAGGAAGTCTCCCGCGAGGAGGTCACCCAGCTGGACAACCGGGTGAAGTCAGCGATCTACCAACTCGATGTCCGCCACGCACCCTCACGGCTCGTGAGCCTCTTCGACACCGACAGCGGGCAAACAGAGGCATCCAAGAGTCCGAAGGTGCATACGATCCGCCGCAAGATCAACAAGATGTCGTTGAACGTGGCGTTGGGGTCGCTGGCGCGTTACGACGCACTACGTTTCGAGGCGCTCAAGCACTATTTCCCGCACCTGGAGTCGACCCGCGAGTTCATCACTTCTAGCGACTACCTCGGCGAAACTGAGATCACCTTCCAAAGCGACACAGAAGATCTCACAGCGAGCGACCTGCGAACGGGCTTGGACAAAGTCTTCCGAGCCGTCGCCACCTACCTGGCAGGCATCAAGGTCACCTACCGAGGCACGGACCAGTTCGAAGCCAAACGGCTGAACGAGGTGCTACGCAACAAGCGCCTACAGATCGCAAACCCGGTCGAAGGAGGGCTCGGCACCAGCCAAAACAACGACCCCGACTCCAACCGCCGTATCAACCTCGAAGACGCAGGCTGGTACGTCTACAACGACAACTACGGCACCAGCGAAGAGAAGTCCTTCGTCAAGTACTTCTCGACGGTTGTCGACGACCTCAAACAGCGCTACGACGAGGTCTACCTGGTGCGCAACGAACGGCTGGCTCCGCTCGTCATCTACTCGTTTGCCACCGGCGAGCGATTCGAACCTGACTACCTTATCTTCCTACGCAAGAAGGGCCAGGCTTACAAGCAGCAACAGATCTACGTGGAGCCGAAGGGCACGCACCTGCTACAAACCGACAAGTGGAAGGAAGACTTCTTGCTCGCCATTGAACAGAACGCCATCCCTCACACCATCTACGTCGACAACACCGACTACCGCATCATCGGCCTACCGTTCTACAATCAGGAAAACCGCATGTCTGAATTCCGGGAGGCGCTCAAAGCTGCAACCCTCATCTGA